From Halichoerus grypus chromosome 6, mHalGry1.hap1.1, whole genome shotgun sequence, one genomic window encodes:
- the LOC118525458 gene encoding taste receptor type 2 member 8-like: protein MASTFKNVLMMTFAGEFIMGLLGNGFIILVNYIDWIRSWKFFLIDFILTCLALSRIFLLCVTMLGIGVDIICEEIWYNDNQLMTFEILWTGSNYFRATCTACLSVFYSLKIANFSNPIFFWIKQRIHSLLLIIVLGVVFFFCLSLLFKDTVFKNLIKTRVNTESNRTSNFAVRKYDLLTSNIVLNITFIIPFGVSLASFVLLIDSLWNHARRRKGTGSGDLITKAHVQAMKSVISFLLFFFMYYSSNVIIYLAYISLDSLVAKKFATMLVFSYPSGHPFLLILWNSKLKQASLCVLRKLRWCKNLRKPTCP from the coding sequence ATGGCAAGCACATTTAAGAATGTACTTATGATGACTTTTGCTGGAGAATTCATAATGGGGCTTTTGGGAAATGGATTCATTATATTGGTTAACTATATTGATTGGATCAGGAGCTGGAAGTTCTTCCTGATTGACTTTATTCTTACCTGCTTAGCTCTTTCCAGAATATTTCTGCTGTGCGTAACAATGCTAGGCATAGGTGTAGATATAATTTGTGAGGAAATATGGTACAATGATAATCAACTGATGACTTTTGAAATCCTCTGGACAGGATCCAATTATTTCCGCGCAACATGTACTGCCTGCCTCAGTGTCTTCTACTCTCTCAAGATAGCCAACTTTTCCAACCCCATTTTCTTCTGGATAAAACAGAGAATTCACAGCCTGCTTCTCATTATTGTCCTGGGGGTGGTCTTCTTTTTCTGCTTGTCCTTGCTTTTTAAGGATACAGTATTTAAGAACCTGATCAAAACCAGAGTAAACACTGAAAGCAATCGGACATCGAATTTCGCAGtgagaaaatatgatttattaaCTTCTAATATAGTCCTGAACATAACGTTCATCATCCCCTTTGGAGTGTCTCTGGCTTCCTTTGTCCTTTTGATAGATTCTTTATGGAACCACGCCAGGCGGAGGAAGGGCACAGGTTCTGGGGATCTTATCACAAAGGCCCACGTGCAAGCCATGAAGTCTGTGATTTCATTCCTGCTCTTCTTCTTTATGTACTACTCGAGCAACGTTATAATATATTTGGCCTATATCAGTCTAGACAGTTTGGTAGCAAAAAAGTTTGCTACTATGTTAGTATTTTCCTATCCATCTGGCCATccatttcttctgattttatgGAACAGCAAATTGAAACaggcttctctctgtgtcctgaGGAAGCTGAGGTGGTGCAAGAATCTCAGGAAACCCACATGCCCATAA